The sequence below is a genomic window from Tachysurus vachellii isolate PV-2020 chromosome 2, HZAU_Pvac_v1, whole genome shotgun sequence.
aatacacaaaaataatattatagaaATGCTTTTAGAttatgattaatattagacttatatttaaatgtgattgtatgtatccccaatgaacaagcctgaggtgactaaAAAACTCCTTTtgatagaagaggaagaagccttgagaggaaccagactgaaaggggaacctcatcctcatttgggtgacactaaagggtgtgattataaatatacattttgaaaatcgtgtattgatgaggaggttgttgtcctcaaagaccacatagTTAGCATCTCCTTCTGGACTGGTCAAATAACTACATGAAGCGGAATCCAACTGGAACATCAGCAACCAGAAAACACATACTACCTTTCAGGATTAAAATCTTAaccttcatgatttttttttttgcagatccAAACTAGGCTGAatttaaaactgaactgaaaatgGATTTTTGAAGCCTGGAACATTTCACATGGTCACCAAGGACTGAAGCTGCGTGAACCATCCTGAGGTGTATATGGCGGATGAAAAATCTGCTAAGATGTGAGCAGATGGTTTGTGTACCTGGAAGTCTTCATCAGACAGGTAGAGCTCAAGGCGCAGAGGATCCACTCCTTCAGGCAGCGGTCTGGTGGTCAGCTCCTCCAGAGAGTACTGATTCTTGCTCAGCTTGGACAGAGCATCGTCCACAAGGATTACCTTATTCCTCATACCCTgaatcagcacacacacacagacgtgtacACTTGCATGAACGAAACtaaaaattctatttaagtGGTATGCAATGTTTCATGTTGTTGCAGTTCGGGTACAGGTGTGGAGTTACTCTGAGCTGTGATTGATAGCGTGTGTACCTGCATTCTGATGCTGGGATCTTTCTCCCAGTATGGGAAGATGTTAGTAAATGTAAGGGGCTCAGCTCCAGCCAAGATTAGATAAGCCGGTGGGGGTCGCCTGGAGTTCTTTGctgaaaacatacacacatatagtcTGTTATACTCCATCACAAGTCATACTCTATCTCCTTTCTCAGAAAACTGAAACTTACACTTAAAACAGTTATATggtaccaaacacacacacaaacacactcaactgTTTGAACAGCTCTGAATTGTAGAAAATCAAATCACTCACACAACtactgttttgcacaccacatttcaatacctcatccaactgctgctataacataagtgtctATGTTTACTTGAACCCTTTTTGTTTACAATCCTCTATTTTTGCACAAAATAAACTGTATAATAATcagaatgcacactggtcagttctattttgtgtatctgtgtatctgtcctgtaatgttttgtatCGTCTTTTGCCTCACACCGTTTCACTAGGTTACACACAACGCACTATATGTCgttaggacaacttactttaagttcttagctctgtgttgttttatgtaacatcatggtcctggagaaaggctgtttcatttcactatatactacgtcagctatatatgtttgaaatgacaataaaactttTTGACTTTACTTGGTTTCTGgtcattttgtttctcaaaaagTGCCCAAGCAGAAGCAGTGTAATAAACAGAGATCCTATCTTATAATTCATAAGCATTTGCATTAGCATTTGGACtcattataaatgtttcttGTATGTATTTTCTTTAGTGTTTGGACAGTAATTTGTAGCCTTTATAAAGCTCGCAAACCAAAGAGCCAATCATACGCAAGAATAAGCTGTGTCTATAATTCGTTTCATTATACACAGCAGTATTTTGCCAGAAAACACAGTCCAGAAGGCCCAGAGCACTCATTTAATCCTATAATGCAGTGTGATAAGTCTTGTAGAAACAATGTACCCTAGTGGCCACaaaatacccataatgcattgCATTGATTGCGGAGTTCATCCATGGATATGAATAAAACAAGCTATGATGGTGAcatttctttatacttctcaGACTTATTACATatgtaattgtaataataataataattaatattattatttatattaattataagaAAAGTCTTTTCATTCACATGTTTATAGATTTGACAGAACTGTGTGGAGAGTGTTGTAGAGTGATGAACACCTCCGGGTAATGTTGTGTACAATCACAAGAGTGCTTTACGTAGTGTTCTCTATATTCTCTATGGAAAACTGAGGTGTTTTCTATGTCATCTCCATTTAAAATATGTCTGCTGTCAATGTGAGACATTTTTACGTCTGTTCAGTGAACtgacacagaattttagtggttgaactTTTTCAGAAACagtgggtttgatatcaccatttactttaaagatagaaacatttgtctttgtttttttttggaacttttctataaaCAGATCGCTGCTTGTAAGCTaggtacaaacatacatacgtacTTATGCAATACTACAAAttctgtggagtgagacataaCAAAGACATTAAATACTGAAcatagacacaacaaaacaggtgcAAGTTCCATTTTATTGACCTTTGGTTAAAGGAGTTTATTcatactttgttttttgttttgttttgttttggtggtgagtgtgtaactgagcACTGTAATGATGTTCTGGTAAACCACTTTCAGTTCCAGTTTTCTCTCAAGTTGAAGAAAAATGATTTACAATCTCATCTGCTCTCGCTTGCGTGATGGAAACTATCATGTATAGTCATGAAAAGATCTAGTAACCTCTAACCTTTGCAGTAATGCAGCGTAGACTCCATGGCACACTTCCTTTCGTTGTCCCAGCGGATCTTAGCAGAACCTGTGCACTCTGCATCCTCTGGCTGCTGGCCTTGCCACAGGTACACTTCCATCCTGTTATCCAGCAGAAACAGAgctatagacagagagagacagacagagagagagagagtgttggtGACAGAagtaatagaaaaaagaaaccaaggACTCTAACCATTAAGATGTGCTAGTCAGACATGTATACTGTATAGCAGTATAGCTAAATAACTGggattaaatataaattgtgcTTTAGTATCAttgattaaatgattattaGTGCCAGATGAACCACTGACTGACCAATATGTCTGACGGTTTtgccagtgacacacacagatattgagATCCTTCTTCATAGCCAAACATTTGTGGACTTTATATCTTTCcagttataataagctccactcttcttaagtctttccactagatcaaagagtgtgtttgtggggattagtgagatcaggcactggTGTTGGGTGAGAAGGTCTTGGGTTCAGTCAGCATtgcagttcatcccaaaggtgttcagtgggaaTGATGTCAGAGCTCATTGCTGGACACCGCAACCATGAAAACCACGTCTTCAGCTTAAACCACCTCGCTTATAGATCACTTGCATGAGTTCTATTTCTCAGATAAAGACTACTGTAGCATCAGTGTTTCTTAATGAAATCTAGGCTACAGAaatatttactgtttacatttacatgtatttaGCTCCATGCTCAAATGTACATGGTTTGTTAAGTTCAGGAATTTTTCCATCACAGCAAGAACCAAGGCCCAATTTAAATTCTGACCTGTAGATCCAGGAACCTTTATATTTGCTTCTTCAATGTAAATACTGGAATTCTTAGAGTGGTAAGTATTTTATTCTCATGTAGTTGGAATTTctcagcaaacaaaaaaaagtttctcagcATGTTCTGAACTGCAGTATAAATGCAACTTATTTGTGGGTAATATCAGTAATCTGTAAGAACCTGGTTGAGGTGTGGAATAAAGGTTCTCCTGCAGGAACGGCATCGCCATCACAGAACCCAGCACTCGTGAAGGACTCAGTTGTTCCTCCCCTTCGAAGGTTCCAGAACTGGCACTGAGGCGGTAAAGACGAGGTGTGAAGTTGTATTTTCCTGgatctagacacacacacacacacgcacatacacacaaacacacacattgtaaagAAGTCAGTGCTCTTTTTAGAACAGTTTTGATTTGCTTTATGACTTAAATGTAGGGATTTTGTGGAAAATAACTGGCATAATTGGAATCATAAATCTATGTTACTGGTGCTGGATGTGAAAAACTGTCTAGAATGCTAAATGCACAACCTCTCAAGTATAGAATAAATCCCATTAGTAAGTTTTGGACAGATAAATGTACCTTGCAGCATACAGTCATATGCTTTCCTGTCCTGCTTGCCGAGTGCATCCCAGAACTCCTGCGGCTCTGAACCTTCTTCTATCTCCTGCACTTTCAGATTAGTGTTGCTGTTTAACCCGAGCTCTGGAGCACagctgcagcacacacacacacacagactcagactcaTCCACAATTAAATGCACAAGCATTTTATGCTTGTTTATGTAAGAGTAACGTATGATAACTCACGTGTGTGTGAGGCGCTCCACAGTCCTTTTGGCCACATCGTAGGTTGTTGACTGAGCCTTGCAGCCACGCCACAGGTACAGCTGTCCCTGTTGTACACCCAGGACGAGGAGACAGCCACGAGAGCGCAGGCTAGAACTGCAGCACTCAACCTCCAGAAGAGATGCCTCCACTACTACCTCCCCACGTATACAGAACATCCTCCAACCAcctggcaaacacacacacacacatacttttatTCATGTCCCTGAGGTATTTCAGGTTGTGATTTTCTAAGCTTAAGGCTATATGATTTAATGTTCGATATACAAAATGCAACATTCATGTAATCAATTTTTAAAAGGATTAAGTCTCTCTGTTAATTCCCATTTTTAGATTCACTTCAAACAACATCTAGTaatctgcaaacacacacatacatacactgcaCACAAGattttcagtacagtacagtaagtgaTTTGAATTAGTGACACCATGACAATCCCAGCCTTACAGTTACAGTATAAAACACTTCTCATTATTTACTTCACTCTTCTGAAATCTGTATACCTGTGTTTTTTCCACTGTCCTCTCTGGAGCCTCGGTGGATAACTAATCCTCCGttgaagagctggaggaagcaGGGTGGCTCTTTGCCCTGTGTGACGAGTACTTGTGATCCCCGCTGGTTTCCCAGCTCCACCGTCATGAGTGCTGAGGTGCCCCGCCCACTCACACTTGACTGACGGCCCTGCCAGAAGAAGCAAGCAATGCGCTCTCTGCCAGGACCTGAGGCACTCAGTTCACCAGGCTTCTGTCTTTTACCCACtgttacagacacacaaaaacagacaaatacagGACCACATTCCTAAGTGTCAATGCTCTCATTTGAAATAGAACTTCAATACCTCTTCtatctcactcacccacactggTGATGGAGTACTTCCAGCGGATGACGTAGGTGTCACCCTCGTGCAGCTGACCCACGCTCTCGGCCGGGATCTCAAAATCATCAAACTCGCGAATATGCCAGGCATCTACTGCCACCGTGGCTAACTGAGCCTGTCGTCCGTCTTCTGTACTGACTAAACCATAACCTCTCTGCACATCTACACCCTCTAAAGCCATCTTTAGAGGAATGTCACCTCCATCCAGCAATGCCTTTACGTCACACGGCTTCAGGTCCGAGTCCTGAGTGGCAGTGAAGTGTTGCTGTACTGGACTCTACAAATATACCCAAGAAGTATGTTTCAGGCTTTCTCAATTAATTATGCATAATTTACTGGGATAAAAAAGATACTTAGCTGTAGTTTGGTATCTTTTTTAGATATTGGTGcatttcatgttttaaaaaaatacagtgaaagACTTTTTTAGGAAGAAGGGAGGGAAAGAAATGAGTAGGCTGATGTTCCTGAGTCACTGTGACAATCCTGTAACCGTAATTCTGTCAGATACGTCAAACGATGTGAAACTTTAGAGTTaggcatgtaaaaaaaagtctgattacATGATGACAGGCAgccaatcatgagaaaaatgAGTAAGAGTGTGAAAAGGCAAACAATCTGGAGTGAGTCTCAGAGCATAtgagtttatataatattatataaataggGCAATAGATGCGGGAGTGGAGTTTTTTCTTTGCTGAATAAGTGAGGTCGATTTATTGTTGTTGAGGATGCTCTTTTACCTCAAGATATGATAATAGAATGCAGTGACAGATTTGAGTGCAGGCTTTTAAGTGTGCATGTCGAGTATGCCCAAAACATATAGGCTAAGAGCATGACTAAGGTGGTCAAagcacagaacagacacagcaACAACTGAAGCATGACAACGAGGTACACAGAAAGCAGAGCTTAAGTGCAGGTGCTCAAAACAGGTGTGAGAGCTTAGTGAGACATGTGACAAGGTAGACAAGATatgcaggggctgatgggtaatgtagtcgAGCACCGGTTTTGGCATAACCATCAGAACAGGTAAAAAAAACCTATGACAGCCATGACTGCAAAATGTGTCAGTTTGCTTGTCTAATTCTGATTTTGTTTATCCTTCAGTGTCCTTGATTGGTGCTTGTAATATGATGGGGCAGAGATGGCTGGAGGGTTTGaaaggatgtggtagctcagtggttaaactGCCACtcctggacccctgagcaattgctcagctgtataaattagataaatgtaagtcgctctgtataacagtgtctgccaaatgccatgaatgtaaatggtgtccagtttacagtgaaaaTATTTCGAATtgaatggaaaacaaaaaaaaatcataatataaaatgttgaGCATAAAAAACGCCATGATTATAAAATTTGAGTCATTAGTGTAGTCCCACATGCTGTAGTGTGATGTTCAGTTGCACATATGTGTGTGGGAGTAATTGCATGTGTAGTAACTCTCACCTTCACCTCCCCCACTGCTGGCTCATCTTTCATGGGTTTGCGCTCGGCCCAGTCCAGAAACTTCTCCCTGAACAGTGCTGTCTCATTATGCTCTGAAAGCCTTCCAAACAGAGCCCAACTCGGCCTGCCCTCACCTTGTCTATacacacaaaagaaagacaGTAGCTGAGACAACAAGCCCACAAAACCTTTTAACTGTCCCCTGCTCAATGTTCTACCAGATGTCACCAGATGGGGGCAGTACTTTATCGGTAGCGTGATTAGGGAAAGTAATGACATTGCTTTTTATACAAATATGTTTTGCAGACGTTCCATAGAGTATGTGAGCTATCCCAAAGCTATGTGATCATTCCTTCTGTCCAAACGACTCTATAAACTGAGCATCCGCATTAAGGCTAACAAATGTGTTTAGTGAATGTGAACATGTAAGCTGTAATCAGGCATATGAATGAAGCTATGTCAGCCGGAACACAATGCAACATAAAATCTAGTAGAAGGTCGACTCACTGAGGGAGATCCTTATTGGAGGAGGAAGAGTCCAGGGGGTTGACCCTGCAGGTGCTGTAATCATAGGTTCCACTCCAGAGCTGTTTGCCCAGCTGCACTGCCACCTTCCTGTCACTCAGGGCCACATCCTTCCCTGTCCACACATACACCTCGCTGCCAAAATCAAACACCAAAGCCTGGctcgcacacacatgcaaaaacacacaacaatcacaaagCAGTGAGATGAAGCAGTCTCTAACCGCTCCAAACAATGGCATTGTGTAAAGCTGTACAGACTTTATGAATGTGGCGGAACAGAGCTCTGACCTCTTTGgagttcagtagagtcacacTGGGGATGGAGGCCCAGGCTTCCTCATAAGGCACTAACTTGTCTTCTACCACCCTATAGATAGCGTTCGACTCCAAAATACCACTCTCATACAGTTCATCTTCATCAGGATCCCcggcagctacacacacacacacacacacacacacacacacacacacacacaattagtaCTGTATTAGTACACAAAGTACCTTTTTTAAGCTTGTCTCTTTTCAACAGCATCTGTAGCATATGagtgaagagaaaagacaaaagaacagTAACAATTCAGTCTATATTCAAAGTGCATTTACTGAATTCAGTTAATTAACACTGACCATATGTACCTATAAAATAtgttgtggtagcctagtggctaaGGTTTCGGACTACTgactggaaggtcatgagtttgaactCCAAgtccgccaagctgccactgttgaccCCCTgaacaagacccttaaccctcaatggctcagttgtataaattgaaataaattgtaagtgaaagtaaatgtaaataaaccctcaaccctggcccttaaccctcaatggctcagttatataaattgTAAGTGAAAGTAAATGCAAAGTGAAAAGATTATTCTCTCATTATTTTGGTCTATTATAAATTcccactttgttttgttttggtttgttgcctcattgtgttcacctgtactGTGCTAGTCCTTGTAGTGCACCAAAAGCAAAATTAATGCTATGCTGAGTTTATCGACTTGTGTACTGCCACATATTACCACTGCAGGTTACCAGTCAACAAATTTAGagattcatttacaaataaatttgtagAATTCATAAAAGTGTTTACCATTAACTTTGTCCTTTTCAAAGtgagaaaatgtcaaaattatttttgtgttcattGCTCGTTGGCTACAGGTGCCTTTTATTGAGAATAGTCTGTAAAACGCTGCATTACTTTAAATAGACCATATAttgtatttgatttatttaacatttttttatgggCTGTACTTAAAgcatacacacatattatatCTACGATAGCACTTTACCTGAAATAAAGGTATTGTATAactcttctattttttttttttttttttacttttttctactTTATCTTGCAAATGTGAGTGTCAAAGAGCTCATCTCTAATGAGAGCTTAATGCATCTGTTCCATGCACTAAGTCCAACAGTCAGCACTTTGTACACGTATGACTGAGTGTGTTTACTGAGTGTGTAATGGTTGTTCTCAAACACGGCATCTGTGCTCCATATGCACACATTTGCACTGAAATTTGAACTGCTTGCACTGAACAAACATTTGAATATCTGTGCGTGTCTGTTCTCAGCACCTCTATATTCTGTCTGTCCTCCAAGAAGGTTCCAGAAATCCTTGGCAGTGCGGCTGCTTGTGTTGATGCCCTCCTCCAGAACCGTGACCTGAGGGGCTTTACAGCCGAGGTCTCTCTTAGCCTGGACATACTGTGCCATCTCTGAGccctgtttcacacacacatgcacacacacacacacattgtgggTGAGCGCTAATCTAAAACACCCTTGAAGCTTCTGGTGTGATTCACTGAGCCAGATGTAAGAGCAGTGAATCAAAGTAAGTAATAAAAGAGACTATGAGCAACAATTTAGCCTTCAAACTGCTTATATGAGATTTAGCTGGGCCCTGAACAGCCCGAGAGTAAAACCAATTTATCACAACAGTGTATTGGATATGAATTCAGGGTGTGTGCTAGTAACCTTGGCCTTCTCGATAACGTTGGCAAATTCCCCACACCACAGGAAGCAGTGATTTGGGGTAATTAGCAGAAAACAATCACCGCTGTTTAGAGAGAGGGCTGTGGGCTCCACCAGACGCACCTGAACGTGTCTGCGCCctacaagtgcacacacacacacactttgttaagTTCTTCTATAAAGTACTTTATattactgtatttgtttttgcagGACCTTACCACACAAAGAATGGCATCACTTTTACAGAGCTTTTGTgataaacaattaaacatttctcaGTAACTCAAATCATCCTTTTTACGGGGAAAAAAAGGCTGTTAAATGATTGTATTGATTTTGAACTCACTATGCTGTTTGTAATTTATAGCATTTAACCTCTACatttaaaagtgtattaaaaccCCTGGAGGTCTGCTGTAACAATGCCAATTTGAGTAGAGCTATAAGCTGGTAATTATTTAATACCCTAAAGCCAGAATGTTCCGTTATGATTTATATTGAGTGCTGATTGCATCTAACATATTTGGAAGCAcagtattaatataaaatacaaaaccaatacaaaatgacaaaacaatgcCAAATAGAATTTTCTCAATTTCTACCAAATGCAAAGCCTTTTCAAGgcaattgtttaaaatgaagcatgttttaaaacataaaaattgtcACATTTGACTTTCAAGCCTCTGcaagaaaacaaaccaaagagCAGACTGACCTTACTTAGTTAATTGTGcttaatattctattaatagtttaataaaaatcaCTCCAGAGTTTTCATTGTGTTTGTAATCGAGAGAGCCCTAGCTGCTTTATTCTATTGTGAGGAGGCTGAATGTGAAGTCTGATTTATGTTTAATGGATCTGCACTGACGAGAACCTTGTTTTTATTCACAGGAACTATGCTGTTGCTCAACAGTCAATGTTAAGTAATGTTATAAAATGAGCTGTAGATGAAAAGGTATTAAAATATTCTTAAATTGGCAAAATTCAACTTCACATGTATTAATGTATCTACCATTAATAATGATGCCGCACAAATGAGATTAGTTCTATAAAGAGATATAAACCtaaagatagagaaaaataaaagacgTTCGTTTAGGACGACATATTGTTCAGTAAAGAATATAATGAACCTCAGCTCTTGCCTTCATGTCCTTTCCACCCAGTCATTTCACTTTGCCCTCAGAGACACCCACCTTTGATGTGGATGAGCATGAGCTTGTGAAAAGGAACTGCGCTGTTGTTGGTCACCACTTCAGTGGACTTAACACTTCGTAGGTTTACATTCCTGAAGTTTTCTTTACTTGCCAATCCGGCCAAGGCACAACCAGCCATCTTTGAGTGTTTAGCCACTGAGAACACACAGATCAGCATGAGGAAcatatataaaatctatatattaATCTTCTTAAAGGAATTAGTttcaaataacttttttttaaaaaagtggttTTCAGTTGTTAAAATGGGATTTAAAGTCTC
It includes:
- the svild gene encoding supervillin isoform X2, translating into MDALETLSGSALESKAERIARYKAERRRELAERYANLEDITSKYTRRERHQDNIDAPDTGPSTAQKPKEVTVRTQSQPAEANDREGGESEKEVQSEINKKHGPASRSRLGLLSTEEVKPPQADDKEADSFKTSASAGMSRSNNSTTADISSSSKTILEEAIQEDRHANRLTELVSTQDRPAKASQSLLSSSADEEEPDGEKGSEKMEAKDEAEKKSSTEVETKMSLSQRMKILQEKEEQWKTKGKGAANDSTQFSVAGRMAKRGLVSPTRDDVPVILSKKASHSTPVKPLEEISTRPDAEGDMRLDKLESFLDKLHSKGVSSKPSTIEVTEEKEKEVMTLDDDETFQRFFKSPMPMSPTSQTSNLILDKEEDFSVVLFDSPKLTTSVAEHRRSVRPSRNTKGSRNPLRALAARADLRQAYTEQRLNVATVEAKRIQVERMAKHSKMAGCALAGLASKENFRNVNLRSVKSTEVVTNNSAVPFHKLMLIHIKGRRHVQVRLVEPTALSLNSGDCFLLITPNHCFLWCGEFANVIEKAKGSEMAQYVQAKRDLGCKAPQVTVLEEGINTSSRTAKDFWNLLGGQTEYRAAGDPDEDELYESGILESNAIYRVVEDKLVPYEEAWASIPSVTLLNSKEALVFDFGSEVYVWTGKDVALSDRKVAVQLGKQLWSGTYDYSTCRVNPLDSSSSNKDLPQQGEGRPSWALFGRLSEHNETALFREKFLDWAERKPMKDEPAVGEVKSPVQQHFTATQDSDLKPCDVKALLDGGDIPLKMALEGVDVQRGYGLVSTEDGRQAQLATVAVDAWHIREFDDFEIPAESVGQLHEGDTYVIRWKYSITSVVGKRQKPGELSASGPGRERIACFFWQGRQSSVSGRGTSALMTVELGNQRGSQVLVTQGKEPPCFLQLFNGGLVIHRGSREDSGKNTGGWRMFCIRGEVVVEASLLEVECCSSSLRSRGCLLVLGVQQGQLYLWRGCKAQSTTYDVAKRTVERLTHTCAPELGLNSNTNLKVQEIEEGSEPQEFWDALGKQDRKAYDCMLQDPGKYNFTPRLYRLSASSGTFEGEEQLSPSRVLGSVMAMPFLQENLYSTPQPALFLLDNRMEVYLWQGQQPEDAECTGSAKIRWDNERKCAMESTLHYCKAKNSRRPPPAYLILAGAEPLTFTNIFPYWEKDPSIRMQGMRNKVILVDDALSKLSKNQYSLEELTTRPLPEGVDPLRLELYLSDEDFQTALEMTREEFSVLPNWKQLKLKKSKGLF
- the svild gene encoding supervillin isoform X1, with the protein product MDALETLSGSALESKAERIARYKAERRRELAERYANLEDITSKYTRRERHQDNIDAPDTGPSTAQKPKEVTVRTQSQPAEANDREGGESEKEVQSEINKKHGPASRSRLGLLSTEEVKPPQADDKEADSFKTSASAGMSRSNNSTTADISSSSKTILEEAIQEDRHANRLTELVSTQDRPAKASQSLLSSSADEEEPDGEKGSEKMEAKDEAEKDSVSERPFALIIEEPHSIPTPTVKVEEQEPKVLAAGLLRQDSGSCGLRGILKKSRSASLEAEPAPERSEAQGKDSEEKQQEERTEEIEEETKVNGGIKVRQRGNSSSSDAPRSPSLCTSEDSEELDSSLDGSMSSSFNQRLAELTGSDEDWRSKLKKSKASDLVQTSLADRFNQLQGSENAWKKKKSSTEVETKMSLSQRMKILQEKEEQWKTKGKGAANDSTQFSVAGRMAKRGLVSPTRDDVPVILSKKASHSTPVKPLEEISTRPDAEGDMRLDKLESFLDKLHSKGVSSKPSTIEVTEEKEKEVMTLDDDETFQRFFKSPMPMSPTSQTSNLILDKEEDFSVVLFDSPKLTTSVAEHRRSVRPSRNTKGSRNPLRALAARADLRQAYTEQRLNVATVEAKRIQVERMAKHSKMAGCALAGLASKENFRNVNLRSVKSTEVVTNNSAVPFHKLMLIHIKGRRHVQVRLVEPTALSLNSGDCFLLITPNHCFLWCGEFANVIEKAKGSEMAQYVQAKRDLGCKAPQVTVLEEGINTSSRTAKDFWNLLGGQTEYRAAGDPDEDELYESGILESNAIYRVVEDKLVPYEEAWASIPSVTLLNSKEALVFDFGSEVYVWTGKDVALSDRKVAVQLGKQLWSGTYDYSTCRVNPLDSSSSNKDLPQQGEGRPSWALFGRLSEHNETALFREKFLDWAERKPMKDEPAVGEVKSPVQQHFTATQDSDLKPCDVKALLDGGDIPLKMALEGVDVQRGYGLVSTEDGRQAQLATVAVDAWHIREFDDFEIPAESVGQLHEGDTYVIRWKYSITSVVGKRQKPGELSASGPGRERIACFFWQGRQSSVSGRGTSALMTVELGNQRGSQVLVTQGKEPPCFLQLFNGGLVIHRGSREDSGKNTGGWRMFCIRGEVVVEASLLEVECCSSSLRSRGCLLVLGVQQGQLYLWRGCKAQSTTYDVAKRTVERLTHTCAPELGLNSNTNLKVQEIEEGSEPQEFWDALGKQDRKAYDCMLQDPGKYNFTPRLYRLSASSGTFEGEEQLSPSRVLGSVMAMPFLQENLYSTPQPALFLLDNRMEVYLWQGQQPEDAECTGSAKIRWDNERKCAMESTLHYCKAKNSRRPPPAYLILAGAEPLTFTNIFPYWEKDPSIRMQGMRNKVILVDDALSKLSKNQYSLEELTTRPLPEGVDPLRLELYLSDEDFQTALEMTREEFSVLPNWKQLKLKKSKGLF